The genomic region GGGCGTGAGGCACATACCCGCGTTGCTCGTGGTCCTTGCGCCACCGGCGCGGACGCGCTAACCGACGGACGCGCGCTGCGAACTGATTGCGGTTCCGGAGGCATGGTCATGCTCGCACCTGATTTTTCCGTAGCCTGCTAGGGGACCCCGTGATCGTCCGTCGTATGAGCGCTGGAGGCCCTCCGGCCGGGCGGGGGATCCTGACGGGCGCCCGGCGAACTACCTCCGACAACTACCATCCGCGGATAGCCGCCCTCGGGTGGGGGACACTGGGCGGGCGGCCCATCCGACGGAGAGAGGCGGAAAACGGTGAAGAAGTTCATCGCAGGATGTGTGCTTTCGTTCCTCGCCGGATGTGGCGTGGCAGCAGTCGCATCGCCGGGAGCCTACTTTGAGGGGGTGTCCGATATCCAGAGCAGTAGCGACTCCTTCAAGAACGGCTACGCCGCGGGGGTGTACGACACGGTTTCCGTATTCGCGAAGGCGGCTGCGGGCGGAGGCTCGATCAGCAGCCAAAAGACGCTTACCCTGTTCCAGTGTTTGGACGCCCGGGGCGATCGGCTCGGGGTCTTCCGGTCTTGGGCGGACGGCGTGTGGGGCGGTGGTGGGACCGGGTCAGCGGTACAACTGCTCGTCAATCGCTGCCTTTAGCGTGTGCGGCTAGCTTCCAGACCGGCCAGGGTAGTTGGTTCGAACTTCCTGTAGGGCTGCAGGCTCTTCATAGCGTCCCGCAGGCTGGCAATGCCTCCGATGCTCAGCTCTCCTTCGCCGTGCCGACGGGGGAGGGATTCGCCATTGCGAGCTTCCCCGCGCGCCCCGAGCGCGCAGGGAACGCTCAGGCGTGCGCGCCGAATTCGGGGAGGCTGCCAGGAGCGCTCGCGATCGCGCTACCGACTTGAGTTTGCTTGGAACCCAGGGTACTCGCCGCCTCGCGGCTGGCCGCGCGCGCGCCGCCGACGTCTGAGCTGTTCAGAGGACGCACATCGCCGACTCGGACAGAAAACCGGGCGCGAGGAGGAACACGCTGAGGGCCGTGATTTGTTCCCGGCTGAGTTCGACCGCGCCCCGCAGCACGACCTCCCGGAGAGTCGCCACGATGCCCAGTTCTACCATGAAGTCCACCGCGAACTGGTGCTCCTGCAGGTAGATAAGAAACCGGCGCACCAACGCGAACCATGACCAGCATGAATAACACCTCGCGATCACGGTCCGGAATTCGATCGTCGGAGTGAGAAGCTGGCGAGCCAGCTCTGCAAGGCGGCGGGTCATGAGGCCA from bacterium harbors:
- a CDS encoding phosphate-starvation-inducible PsiE family protein; this translates as MCRGNTFNPELTDVHRLFRRFLEPVQDILMLALGLALFGLMTRRLAELARQLLTPTIEFRTVIARCYSCWSWFALVRRFLIYLQEHQFAVDFMVELGIVATLREVVLRGAVELSREQITALSVFLLAPGFLSESAMCVL